The Fibrobacter succinogenes genome includes the window TTGTTTTTATGCAATTGAAAAATATAGTGGAAAGTCAACAACGCTTTTCTATGTATAATTCGCAAGTTAATCCGAATTTTTTTGGAGATTGGATTTATCCGTTGATTATTTCAGAAAATGTTTCTGGAGGGCTTTTAAGGAGAATAATAGAATATATTGATGACGAACAAGTCTATCAAAAAAATCAAAATTTAAATGAGGATGATTATCATACTCATTTAGCCTTTGTTTATTTGACGCTACGAAATTATTCTGATGCTGTAAAAGAACTTGAATTGATAAAAAAAGAAAACTTTGGAACCTTAATACAAAAATGGAAATCATTCTCCGCCTTGCTGCAGAAGGCTGAAGATAATTATAAACCATTAAATTTATTAAATGCTGAGGCGTCATATCCTTCAGAAAGAGAAACATACGAATGTCGGAAGGCTGTTTTGCTAGCAACATATGAAAAAGAATTTGTTTGTGTCCGTGTGCGATGGCAGAGTGTGGTTCGTTTTTGGGATGATATTCCTGCTTCTAAGATTGCTTTTTCTGAATGTTGTAGTACGATAGAATTTACATGTACTTTTTTTGAACGTTGTTTGGTTGATGTTGCGTCAAGTAAAAAAGGTTATAATAATCAGAAAATGATAGGGCCTCTAATAGAATTTCTTGAAGGGGCTGGTTCTTTAGATCCTGTGGGAAAAAGTGAGATGAAATTAATATCCGATATTAAACGTGCGGAAGATTTAAGGAATTATCTGAATGAATTAATTGAAAAAATCAAAAGCTTTGACACGTATGAAAAATATGCTTCTGCTTTGCTTTATTTATGTCATAAAATTAGAAACTGTTGTTCGCATAAAATGGATTTAGAAGATCGTTTATTTGAAAATAAGGAAGAATTTAAGAAATATATAAAAATTCTTTTTGAAGGAATACTTTTGCTTACTGCAATTTGATGGTGTATTATGTCTAAAAAAATGGTAATTTTTTTGATTTTTCTCTCCTTGATTATGTGGGTTTTGCCTTACTTTTTGTATGGTGGGGATGACGGTTATGTTTTCTTCTATAGAAAAGTAAAACTAGAACAACCAAATAACTATCCAAACTATTATATCAGCCTGTTATGCCCTTTAGCTACGTTTTTTGGAGCGCTGGGTACGTTTTTGGCTTTTTTTGTTCAGTATAAGGCAAACCTCAATTTACAAGAAAAAGATGAAAAACAACAAAAGCAAATTGAAGCAGAGCAACAAAATAAAATGCGAGAAGACGTTGTATCGCGATTTTATGAACTGTTGAAACTTCACAAAAATAATGTTGATACGTTTTCGTGGAATGAATGTGTTGATGATTATAAGGTAAGTCTCGATTCTGAAGGAAGAGGACCTGAAAATGGAATCTTTGTTGAAAAACGAGGAAACCAAATATTCAATTATTTGCTTATAGAATTTGATTTGATATACCTCCTTTTGAAACACGAAAAAGGTCTTGGAAAAGATCTTGTAAATAAGGCATATGATTGTTTCTATAAATCAGTGAAAAATGATAATTTAAACGTTTTGTTAAAAAGTATTTCAGATTTTTTGAAATTTTCTGTGACGGAGGCAAATTTTATTGAGTCATGTAAAAGTGCGATTGAAAATTTAGATTCTGATTTGGAAGAGGTTTTAAAAAGGATTTTTAAAAAAAGAGGATATTTTATAAATAAAAAATTAGGTGATGGATATATTGAAACTATGAATCATTATTATCGTCATTTATACATGGTTGTGAAATATGTTGTAAACAGTGATTTGACATATTCACACAAGAGAGAACTGTTACGTGTTTTAAGAGCTCAAATGACACGACAAGAACAAGCGATGCTTTTTTATAATTGGGTTTCAGGATGCGGAAGTCAATGGGAAGAACCTAATGAGAAAGGAAATCATTTTTTTTCCGATTATAGAATGATTCATAATCTTGTGCCATGGGATTTGATTTTTGTTAGGGATTTCTGTCTTGATGTCAGAATAAGAAATGAATTGAATTTGAAGTATGATGGAAAAGAAAAATTGGATGAAATTAAATTTGTTGCGTCGTTTGTGGAGGCTTTAAAGACAAAAATCCATCAAATAAATTCAAAAAAATGGAAGTATGAAAAGGAAAATGATAAATTATTTGAATTTGAGGATTGGTACGATGAAGAAAGAACTCAATTTGGAGAATCCTTATACGATATGAGAGTTGAAAAAAAATATTATAAATTTTATAATAGAAAGGGAAAAAAGTTTTTAATGGTTGAAAAAAATAGTGTTGCTGACATTGTGGATAAAATATATCGCGAAAAATTTGATGTTAAGTCTGTAGAGATTATTGATGGCACTTCCATAAACGATGAAATGATTGATAATATAAAGAGAGATGGTTATGTCATTCGTAATTGTAATGGGTAACATTTTTTTTAGAAATGTTTTTTCTGTGTCAGCTACCCATTTTTGTAAGTTTCCTCATAATAAAGAAATTGGAAGGTTGCTATTGAGGGGTGGGGATGATTTTTTTTTCAAAAAATGCAATTTTGTCAGTTTATGGGGAAGCTTACAGTATCTGGTACCAAGTTGGATAGAAAACAAATTGCTGCGGTTCTGATAAATTCAGAAAACGATTATTCCAATGAGCCCGAATGGCAAAAAGAACAGTACTTGCTTTCTCAAAAGAACTACGCCAATTTCTTGGAATACGACAGCTGGCTGGACTGTTTTGAAATTAAAGAACTCAAAGTCCGCAAGATCGTTGTAAGAAAAGCCGAAAAGAAAGGCCGCCTGAACACTTACGACTTGTGCATCATGATGCAGAAATTGAAAGATTCAGAGTTCATTGATGAACCCTGAAGAAAGTGCATGGGATAAATTCTTTCGAAGTGCCGGAAGTATAGCCTGAAAGCTTCATGGTAAAAAATTAGATTCGAATTGTTCGGAATTTCCAAACAGCTGAGAGGTGGTAAAAAGACGATTTTGTGCAGTTGGCAACTGCACAATTAGGCTTATTACCGATTTTGTAATTTTAGTTCTTTTCTTCTTCCCGAACATTCTCTGCCGTCAGTTCCGGATTTCTCAATTCAAATATAAGTTCATCAACGTGTGTGCAAGGATTTTGCGAACTTGGTGCATTTGTTGAATCTTTGAAATTATTCCTAAGGGCCTCGGCTCTTGTAAATGCGTCAGCTTCATTGCCGAGTTTTGTTATGTGCTCGTAAATTTGGGAATCGCCTTTGGAGTAGTCGTAGAGAGCGTTCGGGTCTTTTTTGTGCAATTCGTTACGGATAGCGTCTTCTAGCAAGTCGCAAAGATCTTTGCGACTCGTGTGTTTAGAAACTTCTTTGAAATGCAGTAGCAGCCAAAGTTCAAAACTTTCGTTTGACCACGCGCAATTGATTTTGTGTTCTGCGGCTTGTTGGATGGCTTCGTCAAAATCGGGGAATTCATCCCGGTCAAATACGACCCAGACGCGGTCGTATTCTTGGTGGTTATATTCTATCTGGCGATGAACTTTGTTGACAAGGGCTGTTGTCGATTTCCCTTTGCCTTGTACAGTAATATTTATGTTGAAACGGTTCGTTTTGTCGAGTTCCGCTTTGAGTGCGTTGAAATAATTCGGCTCAGTCTGCGTGCCTTCAGTTGCAATCAAAAAAGTGAGCTTTACGAATCGCTCTTTGGTTTGCGATTCTTGCTCAATTCGTTTGGCGTGTAGTTCTTCTTCCTGTGCAATTTCTTCTAACGAGAGTTTTTTCATTTTAACTCCTTAAGAATGGAATTGCGCCGTATCTGCCGTTGATATAGTCTTTTTCGTAAACTCTATCTTGTCTTATCTTTTCTCCATTTTGTTCCTTGATCTCGCTAAGCGGATAAATGTCGGTTGATTCGTCTTCGCGGTTCTTTTCTGCAAACCAAATTTGGTCTCTGCGGAAAATTTTGTTGCTGAGCAAGTTTGTGTCGTGTGTCGCGAATATCAGTTGGGCCTTGTTCGGGTTTGTTTCGGGAGAATTAAATATTTCAATGATTTTCTTGGTGAGTAGGGGGTGGAGCTTGGCGTCAAATTCATCAATAACGATTATTCCGCCCTTTTCAAGCGTGTCTATAATCGGTCCTGACATATTGATGATTTTTTTCGTTCCTTCTGATTCCATTTCATCGTTAGAAAAGAAGGCTTCGCTTGGTTGCCCATCTTTTTTTCGAACAATATGCCCTGTTTCGAGTGTTGGAAATTTCAAAGCATTGTTTAGTTCGTCTGGAATGAATTTTAATAAAGCTTCTATTCCTGTAATATTGTCGCTAGCGTACTTTTTTAATCCCGTTTCGGCTTCTCTGATGCTAGAAAATCCTAAATCCATTCCTTTAAGAAAATCTGTTGCTTTTTTCGATTTTTCGTTGTTTGCGAACAAATATTTTATTGAGAAATTTTTAAAATCGTCGTCCTTTACGCCGGAAGTGACTCTTAAATCTTCAAACCATCCCATTATAGATTTTGATATTTTCCCATTCAACTGTGCTACAAGAGACAAAAATAAACGGTTTTCGACTGTTGCCTCTTCCTTGCCGTTTCCTTCAGGAAATTCCTTGGTTATACCAATTCCTTCATCATTTCGAACAAAAAGAGGTTTTTCCTTATCGTTTTTGATTGTATACAGCCACTCTCTATTAATTTTTCTTGGACTATATTCAAAGCCATACTTGTAGGTGTCGTCTCCCGATGTGAATACGACTTCGAAAAAAGTCGGTTTTTGCGGATAAAGCTCGTCTAATTTAAAAGGATCGGTTTTCAGTTCTTCTGTTGGGTTTGTCTTAACAGAGGAAAGCAGAATCTTTTTCATCATTCCTATAGCCGAAAGCAAATTGCTTTTGCCGCTGGAATTCGCTCCGTAAATGGCTATAGATGGTAGCAGTTTGAAGTTGTTATCTTCGCGTACGAATTCCTTGAGTTCCTGAATGGAGGTGGCCTTCATGGAAAAGGTCTTGTTCTCTTTAAACGAGCGGAAATTTCCTACGGTGAATGATACAAGCATATTTACTGCCTTTGAATATGTTTTTTTTGAGAGATTTTCTCAAAATTTACATTGTTTTTGTCGAGAAAGCAAGTTTTTGTTATTAAAAAATGAGAAAAAGTATCAAAATTTAATAATTTGAGGGCGTGAACGCCCAAAAACAGTCCTTTTGTACCCGATGTCTTAATGGTTTGAAGACGGTGTACTCGAGAAGGGGATGCCTCTAACCTTTGGAAACGGCGAATCAAGTTTTGCAAGTTGTTTTTACCGCATTTAGCTAATTGCGAACACATGTGTGCGCAATTGGGAACGCATTGCGTTCCCGCTTGAATTGGATGAAGAACAGCCGACTGTAAAGGCGACTGTAAAATTATTAAGGAATTTGTATATCCAACCCACTAAAGAATGGACAGTTCAGCCGAATTTAACTGACCGGACAAGTACCCGGCAAGTAAACTGCGGACGCATGATAACCTTCATTCTGATAATCCAAATATCATGAGCTTATTACTCACGGCAAAGGGCGTCGCTGTTTATCAGGGATGATTGTCGACAAGGCGGTATCGCATGCTGCGGCCGCCTTTTTTATTTGTCTCGAGGATTCCTTTGTCCATGAGGCTTTGTATTTCGCGGAGGGCGGTGTCGTGGCTTGCGTTGAAGAGCGCTGCGGCTTCTTTTGCGGTGAAGGGCTGCGCGAGGCGGCCTGCCATGATTTCGTCGAGGAGCTGCTGTTCGCGGGCGCTGAATGTGTCGTTTGCGTGGGCGCTGCGGAACTGGATGCGGCTGATTTCTGAGGCGAAAAGTTGTTCGCTATCTTTGATGGCGTTTCGCATCATTTGCAGGAACCATAAAATCCATTCGGTGAGGTCGCCGCTTGCGGCTTGCGTGCGTGCGAGAATCTTGAAGTAGTCGCTTTTATGAATGTTAATTTGTTTGTTTAGTGCGTATTGGCAATGCGTCGTGTTCTCGGTACGGGCGAGTTGCATGGCCGTGATGGCGCGGGCGAGTCTGCCGTTGGCATCGGCGAAGGGGCGAATCGTGATGAACCAAAAATGTGCAATTGCGGCTTTAATCACCCCATCTATATTAGCGCTTTCAAACCACGATAAAAAGTTTTCCATTTCGCTTTGGAGACGTTCCGGGTTCGGGCCTACAAAATGGAGTTGCTTTTCGTCGATGGTCGTTTGCACTTCGTTCGGAACTTCGCGAAACTTTAAGACTTTGTTCTGGCCCATCGCGGAATGCCAGTTGAAAAGGCGCTCTTCGGTGAGGGGCTGCGAGGCGTTCTGGATGGCGCCTAGATAGTTCTTGATGTAGTTTTGCGAACCTTTGCTTTTGAGTTCCACTTCGGCGAGGGTGTTCGCGGAGTCCAGCGTGTAGCCGTCGATGGCGTAATTGGCGACGATGTCTTCGGCGAGGAGCTTGGCTTCGATATCCTTCAATCCGCAGATTTGCATAATTCCGATGAGCTTGCCTTCTTCAAGGCGTGTCTGCCCAAGCGCTTGGAGCACCTTGGGAGAATCGAAGTGGAACCGCGTCCAGTCTGGGAATTGGTGGATGTAAAGCATGGTTATTCGACGTTGTTAGTCTAAATATATTCTTTTTTAATCTCTAGCTTTTGAATAGTCACTTTGTTGAATATGCTATGATGTGAAAACATAAAAAGCTAGTTTAAAAGTAAAAACAGCTTCAAAGCGAGAAAAACGTTAATTATTTAGAATTGATAGATATTCGTGTTGAGAATGGGAGCGTCGGCCAAGGTATTGTCTTCGCAGTAGCGTGCAAAACGAGAGTCGCGGGCGACTGCTTGCAGGCGCACATGACCGAGTGAAGCCGCTGACGCCGTAGGCGTCAACTCCGAGCTGGGGCCCCGCCCGCATGAAGATCTTTCTTGAATTATGGTTATAAAAATTCGATAGCTAGGCGGCGAGCCTTTAATTTTCATAAATTTAAGCTATGCAGAAAATTGATACTTGGTACAAGGCTCAGGGCAACTGCCCCGATGAAGAATATGAAATTGCAAGTTACCTGCTTTTCGAGGCGGGTGTTGCAACGCTCGAAGAACTCGATCCGGTGACTGCTGGTCGTACGGAGTTCTGTTTTTATACGGGCGACAAGGCGGAACGTGACCGCATCGTGGCGGAATTTCCGCAGTACAACTTTGTTGTAACTGAAGAGCCTGCGAAGGATTGGGACAAGTGGTGGCGCGACCGTGCGCAGCCTGTGGCTGTGAGCGAGCATCTTTGGGTGCGTCCACCTTGGGTGGAGTTTACGCCGGAAGATCCTGAAGCGGTTGTCTTGGAACTTGAGGCAAAGACTGCATTTGGAACGGGCGAGCACGAGACGACGAGTAGCTGTGCTGCGCTCATGGAAAATATCGATTTTAAGGGCAAGACTGTTCTCGACATTGGAACGGGAACGGGCATCTTGGCGATGTTTGCTCGTCGCAAGGGCGCAAGCCTTGCTGTGGGTACAGAAATCGACCCGCTCACGATTCCCTGCATTGCGGAAAACTTTGAACGCAATGGTTTTGGTGAAAGCGACTGCGTGCTCGGATTCCTGGATGCGTTCAAGGATGGAACGAAGTTCGACGTGATTCTCTGCAACATGATTCGCAGCGAGCTTTGGCCGCTCCGCGACGACATCGAAGATTTGCTCGCCGAAGGCGGTGAACTGATCATCAGCGGTCAGCTCGAAGTCGAAAAGGATTACATCCTCAAGTGGTTTGATGAAGCCGGCTTCAAAGTCTCCGTCGAACGCACCAAAGGCGAATGGTGGAGCGTGCTTGCGCGCTCCTAAATGAGCCGGAAAGGAGACAAACGCATAAGGCGAGCGTTGCGGATTATTTATTTCGCCAAAATTGAATTCTTGATTCGCACTCACCTTTAGGTAAGCGCATATTTAGATTCATAAGAGTTTCTAAATTTTCTGCAGCTTCTTTTGGTGATAAAATGTTGTATTCAATCAAATTGTCGAATAGGTAAAGAACTCCTGAAACTTTAACACCGTCTTTTTGTGCTGCTGAGCGTAACTTACTGTCTCCGGTTAAAAGACGGCCATCAACTTTTTTGGCGTAATACCATACAGAACAATCTGCGATTGAAGCGTTATTTGTACAGCTCGTGTGTAACGAAATCACTTGGCTAAAATCAGCAGCGTTAAAAGATACTACACCTAATTTATTTGAATTGATAAATTTTTGGACTATCTTCAGCTGTTCTGGTCGAGTGATTTCGCTGATGACTAAATCTGTTGTGCATATTTCGCAGGGCAAGGCAAAAAACGCTTCCAGTAGGCTTACTGAAAGTAAGTCAAAGATGATGTTTGCGTCGCTTATGACAATGCGTTCTTTTATCATACCAAGGCAAGATCTCTACGAACTTGTTCAATGTCTTGATG containing:
- a CDS encoding putative phage abortive infection protein → MSKKMVIFLIFLSLIMWVLPYFLYGGDDGYVFFYRKVKLEQPNNYPNYYISLLCPLATFFGALGTFLAFFVQYKANLNLQEKDEKQQKQIEAEQQNKMREDVVSRFYELLKLHKNNVDTFSWNECVDDYKVSLDSEGRGPENGIFVEKRGNQIFNYLLIEFDLIYLLLKHEKGLGKDLVNKAYDCFYKSVKNDNLNVLLKSISDFLKFSVTEANFIESCKSAIENLDSDLEEVLKRIFKKRGYFINKKLGDGYIETMNHYYRHLYMVVKYVVNSDLTYSHKRELLRVLRAQMTRQEQAMLFYNWVSGCGSQWEEPNEKGNHFFSDYRMIHNLVPWDLIFVRDFCLDVRIRNELNLKYDGKEKLDEIKFVASFVEALKTKIHQINSKKWKYEKENDKLFEFEDWYDEERTQFGESLYDMRVEKKYYKFYNRKGKKFLMVEKNSVADIVDKIYREKFDVKSVEIIDGTSINDEMIDNIKRDGYVIRNCNG
- a CDS encoding RloB family protein, whose protein sequence is MKKLSLEEIAQEEELHAKRIEQESQTKERFVKLTFLIATEGTQTEPNYFNALKAELDKTNRFNINITVQGKGKSTTALVNKVHRQIEYNHQEYDRVWVVFDRDEFPDFDEAIQQAAEHKINCAWSNESFELWLLLHFKEVSKHTSRKDLCDLLEDAIRNELHKKDPNALYDYSKGDSQIYEHITKLGNEADAFTRAEALRNNFKDSTNAPSSQNPCTHVDELIFELRNPELTAENVREEEKN
- a CDS encoding ATP/GTP-binding protein, which translates into the protein MLVSFTVGNFRSFKENKTFSMKATSIQELKEFVREDNNFKLLPSIAIYGANSSGKSNLLSAIGMMKKILLSSVKTNPTEELKTDPFKLDELYPQKPTFFEVVFTSGDDTYKYGFEYSPRKINREWLYTIKNDKEKPLFVRNDEGIGITKEFPEGNGKEEATVENRLFLSLVAQLNGKISKSIMGWFEDLRVTSGVKDDDFKNFSIKYLFANNEKSKKATDFLKGMDLGFSSIREAETGLKKYASDNITGIEALLKFIPDELNNALKFPTLETGHIVRKKDGQPSEAFFSNDEMESEGTKKIINMSGPIIDTLEKGGIIVIDEFDAKLHPLLTKKIIEIFNSPETNPNKAQLIFATHDTNLLSNKIFRRDQIWFAEKNREDESTDIYPLSEIKEQNGEKIRQDRVYEKDYINGRYGAIPFLRS
- a CDS encoding Fic family protein; its protein translation is MLYIHQFPDWTRFHFDSPKVLQALGQTRLEEGKLIGIMQICGLKDIEAKLLAEDIVANYAIDGYTLDSANTLAEVELKSKGSQNYIKNYLGAIQNASQPLTEERLFNWHSAMGQNKVLKFREVPNEVQTTIDEKQLHFVGPNPERLQSEMENFLSWFESANIDGVIKAAIAHFWFITIRPFADANGRLARAITAMQLARTENTTHCQYALNKQINIHKSDYFKILARTQAASGDLTEWILWFLQMMRNAIKDSEQLFASEISRIQFRSAHANDTFSAREQQLLDEIMAGRLAQPFTAKEAAALFNASHDTALREIQSLMDKGILETNKKGGRSMRYRLVDNHP
- a CDS encoding 50S ribosomal protein L11 methyltransferase; protein product: MQKIDTWYKAQGNCPDEEYEIASYLLFEAGVATLEELDPVTAGRTEFCFYTGDKAERDRIVAEFPQYNFVVTEEPAKDWDKWWRDRAQPVAVSEHLWVRPPWVEFTPEDPEAVVLELEAKTAFGTGEHETTSSCAALMENIDFKGKTVLDIGTGTGILAMFARRKGASLAVGTEIDPLTIPCIAENFERNGFGESDCVLGFLDAFKDGTKFDVILCNMIRSELWPLRDDIEDLLAEGGELIISGQLEVEKDYILKWFDEAGFKVSVERTKGEWWSVLARS